From Drosophila willistoni isolate 14030-0811.24 unplaced genomic scaffold, UCI_dwil_1.1 Seg531, whole genome shotgun sequence, a single genomic window includes:
- the LOC124461545 gene encoding uncharacterized protein LOC124461545: protein MAVPNMLCWHYMATIQRTLCATLCWHRNVCGYTDENFERATKVWRKLHRVWQPNCLEEIAVYLALAHMAQMDDKLSRLVFTNNIKTRNEMQQQLQAHTFKKRNLDDDSSTTGPERKKPKYLSQVKCNYCGKSGHKYAECRARQRTPIQGKSHYGSSSQGSKDRSTVKCFKCDELEHFASACPKGGPRGNDRVIEKRVDICTVAPPSGTICSSTGESIPFCFDSGAECSLVK, encoded by the coding sequence ATGGCTGTCCCAAATATGCTTTGCTGGCATTACATGGCCACAATTCAAAGAACTCTTTGTGCAACGCTTTGTTGGCATAGAAACGTCTGCGGCTATactgatgaaaattttgaaCGGGCGACCAAAGTCTGGAGAAAGCTACACCGAGTATGGCAGCCGAATTGTCTGGAGGAAATCGCGGTTTATCTAGCTCTGGCCCACATGGCACAAATGGATGACAAATTGTCGCGCTTGGTTTTTACAAACAATATTAAAACCcgaaatgaaatgcaacaacaactacaagcGCACACTTTTAAGAAGCGGAACCTAGATGACGACTCATCTACAACAGGCCCGGAGCGTAAAAAGCCTAAGTATCTCTCTCAAGTGAAATGCAACTATTGTGGAAAGTCTGGGCATAAATATGCTGAATGTCGTGCTCGACAAAGGACACCAATTCAAGGAAAAAGCCACTACGGAAGTTCATCGCAAGGATCAAAAGACCGGTCAACTGTCAAATGTTTCAAATGCGACGAGCTTGAACACTTCGCATCCGCTTGCCCAAAAGGAGGACCACGAGGAAACGACCGAGTAATTGAGAAACGTGTAGACATCTGTACTGTAGCTCCGCCATCAGGAACAATATGCAGTTCAACCGGTGAGTCTATTCCATTTTGTTTCGACTCCGGAGCTGAATGCTCCTTGGTTAAGTAA